AGGCTTGATGTCTTGGAAGCTCTGCTGGTTGACCAGACTGTAGACCAGGATGAAGCCCTGGCCGTTCCTGATATAAAGGTCCCGCATGGAGGCGAACTGCTCGGTGCCGGCCGTGTCCAGGATCTCCAGCACTGACGGAGAAGAGTCCACCTCGATCTCCTTCCTGTAAAAATCCTCAATGGTCGGGTCGTACTTCTCGATGAAGGTTCCGGTGACGAACTGCACGGTCAGGGCCGACTTGCCCACGCC
This DNA window, taken from Syngnathoides biaculeatus isolate LvHL_M chromosome 2, ASM1980259v1, whole genome shotgun sequence, encodes the following:
- the LOC133491885 gene encoding ras-related protein Rap-2a-like isoform X3, translated to MREYKVVVLGSGGVGKSALTVQFVTGTFIEKYDPTIEDFYRKEIEVDSSPSVLEILDTAGTEQFASMRDLYIRNGQGFILVYSLVNQQSFQDIKPMRDQIIRVKSYREYTKPHLLGWIKTPTQLSSQPAELAAAVLHTSDADPRVHNAGCVAGISKATWSNAIITS